A single Cnuibacter physcomitrellae DNA region contains:
- a CDS encoding ABC transporter ATP-binding protein, with translation MVSHVPVVQVNDVSKRFVIRKEKSLKERLLNWGRSQKFKEDFWALRNVSLEIDSGSTIGLIGSNGSGKSTLLKTIGGIIQPTSGTVRRRGRLAALLELGAGFHQDLTGRENVYLNASILGLTKKQTDLYFDDIVDFSGIRDFIDTQVKFYSSGMYVRLAFAVAVHVDPDLLLVDEVLAVGDEAFQRKCLDKIRSFQAEGRTIVLVTHALGQVTDLCDRAVLLSKGGVVYDGAPYVAVRDFRELLEERRQSEEAAHGGTPVPGESARVAEVSVRAEGRDPGEAVQPGDDLIVSVTLENEGEELRGWAVELQIDNVMGQVAYGTGSARLDAQLSPLGRRRTVEFTLTDVNFGSGKYFVNATLVDLDRRHLHELPQAASFEVPHDELSVGAVHSIPRFADLG, from the coding sequence GTGGTCTCACACGTCCCCGTCGTCCAGGTGAACGACGTCTCGAAGCGGTTCGTCATCCGGAAGGAGAAGAGCCTCAAGGAGCGTCTGCTCAACTGGGGCCGCTCCCAGAAGTTCAAGGAGGACTTCTGGGCCCTCCGCAACGTCTCGCTCGAGATCGACTCGGGATCGACGATCGGGCTCATCGGCTCGAACGGCTCGGGCAAGAGCACCCTGCTGAAGACGATCGGCGGCATCATCCAGCCGACCTCCGGGACGGTGCGCCGGCGGGGTCGCCTGGCCGCCCTCCTCGAGCTCGGAGCGGGCTTCCACCAGGACCTCACGGGGCGCGAGAACGTCTACCTGAACGCCTCGATCCTCGGGCTGACGAAGAAGCAGACCGACCTCTACTTCGACGACATCGTCGACTTCTCGGGCATCCGCGACTTCATCGACACCCAGGTGAAGTTCTACTCCAGCGGCATGTACGTCCGGCTCGCGTTCGCCGTCGCCGTGCACGTCGACCCGGACCTGCTCCTGGTCGACGAGGTGCTCGCGGTCGGCGACGAGGCCTTCCAGCGGAAGTGCCTCGACAAGATCCGCTCCTTCCAGGCAGAGGGACGCACGATCGTCCTCGTCACCCACGCACTCGGCCAGGTCACCGACCTCTGCGACCGGGCCGTCCTGCTCAGCAAGGGCGGCGTGGTGTACGACGGCGCGCCGTACGTCGCGGTGCGCGACTTCCGCGAGCTGCTCGAGGAGCGCCGGCAGTCCGAGGAGGCCGCCCACGGGGGCACCCCCGTCCCCGGCGAGTCCGCGCGGGTCGCCGAGGTGAGCGTCCGCGCCGAGGGCCGCGACCCGGGCGAGGCGGTCCAGCCCGGGGACGACCTCATCGTCTCCGTCACCCTCGAGAACGAGGGCGAGGAGCTCAGGGGCTGGGCGGTCGAGCTGCAGATCGACAACGTCATGGGGCAGGTCGCGTACGGCACGGGCAGCGCCCGCCTCGACGCGCAGCTGTCGCCGCTGGGTCGACGCCGCACGGTCGAGTTCACCCTCACCGACGTCAACTTCGGCTCCGGGAAGTACTTCGTCAACGCGACCCTGGTCGACCTGGACCGACGACACCTCCACGAGCTGCCGCAGGCCGCCAGCTTCGAGGTGCCGCACGACGAGCTGTCCGTCGGCGCCGTCCACTCGATCCCGCGGTTCGCCGATCTCGGCTGA
- a CDS encoding glycosyltransferase family 2 protein: MEGLRVRAVVVNWRRPDLTSAAVASLERQTGLDGVDFGIVVVDNGSGDGSAETLQARHPSAAHVANETNRGFGAAVNSAIRSHPADAYVLLNNDAVADPGFVAALLRGLREPDVGAVTARILLADPYSPVPASAPDTPRTVVDAAGTRWAPDAAGAVLVNSTGNEVTASGNGRDRDWLTPASDARGSDDVFGFSGGGAAIRGAALDEVGLFLESLFMYYEDTELSWRLRRRGWRITYAADAESRHAHAASSGTGSELFRFWNERNRVVVAVRHAPLRVWATALVRTTAKAAAATLRSPRSAEARRRRRSLSAAVRALPGAWAARRRVDRSATVSRAAVAQWLVPDRAKPPAGTPPTRLKSR, translated from the coding sequence GTGGAGGGCCTCCGCGTCCGAGCCGTCGTCGTCAACTGGCGCCGGCCCGACCTCACCTCGGCCGCCGTGGCGTCGCTGGAGCGTCAGACGGGCCTGGATGGCGTGGACTTCGGCATCGTCGTGGTCGACAACGGGTCCGGCGACGGCTCGGCGGAGACCCTGCAGGCACGGCACCCCTCGGCCGCGCACGTGGCCAACGAGACGAACCGCGGCTTCGGCGCCGCAGTCAACTCGGCCATCCGGTCCCATCCCGCCGATGCGTACGTCCTGCTCAACAACGACGCGGTCGCCGACCCGGGGTTCGTCGCGGCTCTCCTCCGCGGCCTCCGTGAGCCGGACGTCGGTGCGGTGACGGCGCGGATCCTGCTCGCCGACCCCTACTCCCCCGTGCCCGCATCAGCGCCGGACACACCGCGGACGGTGGTCGACGCGGCCGGCACCCGATGGGCGCCCGATGCCGCCGGCGCGGTCCTCGTCAACAGCACGGGCAACGAGGTCACCGCGAGCGGGAACGGGCGGGATCGCGACTGGCTCACGCCGGCGTCGGACGCGCGCGGCTCCGACGACGTGTTCGGGTTCTCCGGGGGCGGCGCGGCGATCCGCGGCGCGGCCCTCGACGAGGTCGGCCTGTTCCTGGAGTCCCTCTTCATGTACTACGAGGACACCGAGCTCTCCTGGCGTCTGCGCCGGCGAGGTTGGCGCATCACCTACGCGGCGGATGCCGAGTCCCGTCACGCCCACGCGGCGTCGAGCGGGACGGGATCCGAGCTGTTCCGGTTCTGGAACGAGCGCAACCGCGTGGTCGTCGCCGTCCGGCATGCACCGCTCCGCGTCTGGGCGACGGCGCTCGTGCGCACCACCGCCAAGGCGGCGGCCGCCACCCTCCGGTCACCGCGTTCGGCCGAGGCACGTCGGCGGCGGCGGTCCCTGTCCGCGGCCGTCCGGGCCCTCCCCGGCGCCTGGGCGGCGAGGCGGAGGGTCGACCGTTCGGCGACGGTGAGCCGCGCTGCGGTGGCGCAGTGGCTGGTCCCCGACCGCGCCAAGCCGCCCGCCGGGACGCCACCGACTAGGCTGAAGAGCCGATGA
- a CDS encoding glycosyltransferase family 4 protein, whose translation MTSARGTTGSDGALPILLDATSLPPNRGGVARYIVGLLSGLDRLGHSITVVTKERDVESLRSAAPSHRYVLAPKAVDARPARLIWEQVGLPRLARRLGARVVHSPHYTFPLLRRGASVVTVHDATFFTDPAVHSRLKRLFFTTWTRLALRRARAIVSPSRATIEALREHVGRIRGSAVVAYLAIDADVFRPPAPEAGERFGAQNDLPLERGWIAFLGTIEPRKNVPALIRAHRTLTRTRAAEGRTTPVLALSGARGWDAEAASLLDTRPEGVRELGYLPIDDLPAFLGSAALVAYPSLGEGFGLPVLEAMACGSAVLTTPRLSIPEVGGDAVVYSEPDEASLTAALADMLDDPAMTERLRSAAVLRAAEFTWEACAREHLRAYADAGVTP comes from the coding sequence ATGACGAGTGCACGAGGGACGACCGGGTCGGACGGGGCGTTGCCCATCCTCCTCGACGCCACGTCCCTCCCCCCGAACCGCGGCGGCGTGGCCCGGTACATCGTGGGGCTGCTCTCGGGGCTCGACAGGCTCGGACACTCGATCACGGTCGTGACGAAGGAGCGGGACGTCGAGTCGCTGAGATCCGCGGCTCCGAGCCACCGGTACGTGCTCGCACCCAAGGCCGTCGACGCTAGACCCGCCCGTCTGATCTGGGAACAGGTCGGGCTCCCGCGTCTGGCCAGGAGGCTCGGGGCCCGGGTCGTCCACTCCCCGCACTACACCTTCCCGCTGCTGCGCCGCGGGGCCTCGGTCGTGACCGTCCACGACGCCACGTTCTTCACCGATCCCGCCGTGCACTCCCGCCTCAAGAGGCTCTTCTTCACCACGTGGACCCGGCTGGCGCTCCGCCGCGCCCGCGCGATCGTGTCGCCGAGCCGCGCGACCATCGAGGCGCTGCGAGAGCACGTCGGCCGCATCAGGGGGTCCGCGGTCGTCGCGTATCTGGCGATCGACGCCGACGTCTTCCGCCCACCCGCGCCCGAGGCCGGGGAGCGGTTCGGCGCGCAGAACGATCTGCCTCTCGAGCGCGGCTGGATCGCCTTCCTCGGCACGATCGAGCCGCGGAAGAACGTGCCCGCCCTCATCCGGGCCCACCGCACCCTCACGCGGACGCGCGCCGCGGAGGGCCGGACCACGCCCGTCCTCGCGCTCTCCGGCGCCCGCGGGTGGGATGCGGAGGCGGCCTCGCTCCTCGACACGCGCCCCGAGGGCGTGCGCGAGCTCGGCTACCTGCCGATCGACGACCTCCCCGCCTTCCTCGGCTCCGCAGCGCTCGTCGCGTACCCGAGCCTCGGCGAGGGGTTCGGCCTCCCCGTCCTGGAGGCGATGGCCTGCGGATCGGCCGTCCTGACGACACCGCGGCTCTCCATCCCCGAGGTCGGCGGCGACGCCGTCGTGTACTCCGAGCCCGACGAGGCCTCGCTGACCGCCGCCCTGGCCGACATGCTCGACGATCCCGCGATGACCGAGCGGCTGCGATCGGCCGCGGTGCTCCGCGCGGCGGAGTTCACCTGGGAGGCCTGCGCTCGCGAGCACCTGCGGGCCTACGCTGACGCGGGGGTGACACCATGA
- a CDS encoding glycosyltransferase has translation MSATDRTDPWRVAVVTVSYDSVKELESFLGSIDAASRPADETAEGPAVRVETHVADNHPESGQAGAVRDVAARHAASYTAIAGNPGYGSAVNAVVRTLDPGVDAVLISNPDVVLGPASIVRLTAALASDDSIGAAGPRILEADGTVYPSARAIPSVVNGAGHALFSRIWPGNPWTAAYRQHESVPTERDAGWLSGACLLVRRSVFDELGGFDQAYFMYFEDVDLGFRLGRLGYRNVYAPRAVVTHTGAHSTAESSEMMLRAHHDSAKTFLTRRYPGRLLWPLRAVLGLGLDIRRVSATRRSRRGDG, from the coding sequence ATGAGCGCGACCGATCGGACGGATCCCTGGCGGGTGGCCGTCGTGACGGTGAGCTACGACTCCGTCAAGGAGCTCGAGTCGTTCCTGGGATCGATCGACGCCGCATCGCGGCCGGCCGACGAGACGGCCGAGGGCCCGGCGGTGCGCGTCGAGACGCACGTGGCCGACAACCACCCCGAGTCGGGTCAGGCGGGCGCCGTCCGCGACGTCGCCGCCCGTCACGCCGCGTCGTACACCGCCATCGCCGGCAACCCGGGATACGGCTCCGCCGTGAACGCCGTCGTCCGCACGCTCGATCCCGGGGTCGACGCCGTGCTCATCAGCAACCCCGACGTCGTGCTCGGACCCGCGAGCATCGTCCGCCTCACCGCCGCACTCGCCTCCGACGACTCGATCGGGGCCGCCGGTCCGCGCATCCTGGAGGCCGACGGCACCGTGTACCCGTCGGCCCGGGCCATCCCGTCGGTGGTGAACGGTGCCGGACACGCGCTCTTCTCGCGGATCTGGCCGGGCAATCCGTGGACCGCCGCGTACCGCCAGCACGAGTCGGTCCCCACCGAACGCGACGCCGGATGGCTCTCCGGAGCCTGCCTCCTCGTGAGGCGGTCGGTCTTCGACGAGCTGGGCGGGTTCGACCAGGCCTACTTCATGTACTTCGAGGACGTCGACCTCGGCTTCCGCCTCGGCCGGCTGGGCTACCGCAACGTCTACGCTCCACGTGCCGTCGTCACGCACACGGGCGCCCACTCGACGGCCGAGTCGTCCGAGATGATGCTTCGCGCGCACCACGACAGCGCCAAGACGTTCCTCACCCGGAGGTACCCCGGTCGCCTCCTGTGGCCGCTGCGCGCCGTGCTCGGCCTCGGCCTCGACATCCGGAGGGTGAGCGCGACCCGGAGGAGCCGCCGCGGCGACGGGTAG
- a CDS encoding glycosyltransferase family protein — MSTADLDEGKGDVYVALGLSRALAARGWGVALHPMSDWGRRTPDDVDAVIVMLESFVPGLLAPTTAAIAWARNWIDAWSELPYLSEYDGVWASSPAAASTLAVPYGDEVAVVPISVDADLFSPSPSPVDREALLLTTANGWGSPRQLDTVLHSVSESVPTTMFGVGDPDTAPPAADHRGAVSYFSLPDAYRRSWFVLDDVIAQARVYGCHNSRLFESIAAGSIPITNESLGLDALGLEEVPTYRDSADLIATIEGLHADPATYAALSARLQERVRSAHTTSLRAEQAEDLVDVAVARARQSPRPRPMLTWAARERWSAIASSTTAALHADSIAELQHEITRREEEVESLEHALTAARADAAELGEEVDRLTTERDTQEDDLSLVRQEIATLSSWPSVRGERRLRALATTVLRHLRPRRRNT; from the coding sequence GTGTCCACGGCGGACCTCGACGAGGGCAAGGGCGACGTGTACGTCGCCCTGGGGCTCTCGCGGGCCCTGGCGGCCCGAGGGTGGGGCGTCGCCCTGCATCCGATGTCGGACTGGGGCCGGCGGACGCCGGATGACGTCGACGCCGTCATCGTCATGCTCGAGAGCTTCGTGCCGGGCCTCCTCGCCCCGACGACGGCCGCGATCGCGTGGGCGCGGAACTGGATCGACGCCTGGTCCGAGCTGCCGTACCTGAGCGAGTACGACGGCGTCTGGGCCTCCTCCCCCGCGGCCGCCTCGACGCTTGCCGTGCCGTACGGCGACGAGGTCGCCGTCGTGCCGATCTCGGTCGACGCCGACCTCTTCTCCCCCTCCCCGTCACCCGTCGACCGTGAGGCCCTCCTCCTGACGACGGCCAACGGCTGGGGGTCTCCTCGGCAGCTCGACACCGTCCTCCACTCCGTGTCCGAGTCCGTGCCCACCACGATGTTCGGGGTCGGGGACCCCGACACCGCGCCGCCGGCGGCGGACCACCGGGGAGCGGTGAGCTACTTCTCCCTGCCCGACGCGTACCGTCGGTCGTGGTTCGTCCTCGACGACGTGATCGCTCAGGCGCGGGTGTACGGCTGCCACAACAGCCGGCTCTTCGAGTCGATCGCTGCGGGCAGCATCCCGATCACCAACGAGAGCCTCGGCCTCGACGCCCTCGGGCTCGAGGAGGTCCCGACGTACCGGGACTCGGCGGACCTGATCGCCACGATCGAGGGTCTCCACGCGGATCCGGCGACGTACGCCGCCCTGTCGGCACGACTCCAGGAGCGGGTCCGGTCGGCTCACACCACCTCCCTCCGAGCGGAGCAGGCGGAGGACCTCGTCGACGTCGCCGTCGCGCGCGCCCGGCAGAGTCCGCGGCCGCGCCCCATGCTCACCTGGGCCGCCCGGGAGCGCTGGTCCGCCATCGCCTCCTCGACCACGGCCGCCCTCCACGCGGACAGCATCGCCGAGCTGCAGCACGAGATCACCCGGCGCGAGGAGGAGGTCGAGTCACTCGAGCACGCCCTCACCGCCGCCCGAGCGGACGCCGCCGAGCTCGGCGAGGAGGTCGACCGGCTCACCACCGAGCGCGACACGCAGGAGGACGACCTGAGCCTCGTGCGCCAGGAGATCGCGACGCTGTCCTCCTGGCCCTCCGTCCGCGGCGAACGCCGCCTGAGGGCCCTGGCGACCACCGTCCTCCGCCACCTGCGGCCACGCCGTCGGAACACCTAA